One Danio aesculapii chromosome 11, fDanAes4.1, whole genome shotgun sequence genomic region harbors:
- the LOC130237495 gene encoding NADH-cytochrome b5 reductase 3, whose protein sequence is MSYAMSTTVAVTVGVVLVSTAGLLGYYYFNRKRKVLITLIDPSEKYKLRLVDKEIISHDTRRFRFALPSPEHVLGLPVGKHVYLSARIDGNLIVRPYTPVSSDDDKGFVDLVVKIYFRDVHPKFPEGGKMSQYLESLRIGDVIDFRGPGGLLEYKGAGRLDIQADKKAPAETKTVKSLGLIAGGTGITPMLQLIRDITKNPNDRTTCSLLFANQTEKDILLKDELEEIQARHSDRFKLWFTVDRAPADWEYSQGFISAEMIQDHLPPPSDDSMILMCGPPPMIQFACNPNLDKLGYRQSQRFAY, encoded by the exons ATGAGCTACGCGATG TCCACCACAGTAGCAGTGACGGTTGGAGTGGTGCTGGTGTCAACAGCTGGGCTGCTGGGTTATTATTACTTCAACAGGAAGAGGAAAGTACTCATAACACTAATTGATCCTTCTGAAAAATACAAGTTGCGACTTGTAGACAAAGAG ATCATAAGTCATGATACCCGGAGGTTTCGGTTCGCCCTGCCTAGTCCAGAGCATGTTTTGGGATTACCAGTAG GCAAGCATGTTTATCTCTCTGCCAGGATTGATGGGAATCTGATTGTGCGTCCTTACACACCAGTGTCCAGCGATGATGACAAAGGATTCGTTGACCTAGTCGTGAAG ATTTATTTTAGGGATGTGCACCCAAAGTTTCCTGAAGGGGGAAAGATGTCCCAGTACCTGGAGAGCTTGCGGATCGGAGATGTGATTGACTTCAGAGGACCAGGAGGATTGCTGGAGTACAAGGGCGCAG GTCGCTTGGATATACAGGCCGATAAGAAGGCCCCTGCAGAGACCAAGACTGTAAAATCTCTGGGTCTTATAGCTGGAGGAACAG GCATTACGCCAATGTTGCAGCTGATTCGTGACATCACCAAGAACCCAAATGACAGGACTACGTGCAGCCTGTTGTTTGCCAATCAG ACTGAGAAGGACATTCTGCTGAAGGATGAGCTGGAGGAGATTCAGGCCAGGCATTCTGATCGCTTCAAACTCTGGTTCACCGTAGACCGAGCTCCGGCAG ATTGGGAGTACAGTCAGGGCTTCATCAGCGCTGAGATGATTCAGGACCATCTTCCCCCACCCAGTGATGACTCTATGATCCTCATGTGTGGTCCACCTCCTATGATCCAGTTTGCCTGTAATCCAAACCTGGACAAGCTGGGCTACAGACAGAGCCAGCGCTTCGCCTATTAG